In Labilibaculum sp. DW002, the genomic window CTTTGGTTCTACTGTTTTTTTCTTTGCAGAAACGATGCTAGGAGATAATACAATCCCAGTAATTGCGAAAGCAAATACCAATCGCCGTAAGCTAATTGTAGTCAATTTCATTCGGTTTATTTTAGGTTGAGTTCAGCCGAATAAGACCAAACTTAAACGACTAATAATGTGTGTAAATAATTTGCATGTTGAATTTACGAGAATTCACAAGAATATCCTATTTGACAATGTGTTAATTAATCGTCTAAGCGAAGTTAAACCCGATTTATTAGAAATAAAAAAATCCGATTCTTTTGAACCGGATTTAAAATTTATCGTTTTTTGCTTCTTAGCCAGATCCTCTCGCCAAGCTTCACTTTATAATTTCTCCTAACGCCATTAAATTTCTTTAGTCGTTTCAATTTAACGCCGTATTCTTGCGAAATGCCGTAAAGACTATCACCTTCTTTTACTCTATGGAAATTATAACCTCTTGCCGCTTTTCCACGCTTATTGTGTAAATACAATCTTTGTCCAATCTGTAAAATATAGTTTTTAGGCAGGTCATTATATTTCAGTAGTTTCTTGCGATTTACGCCTAAATTTTTCTCAACACTAAAAAAGGTATCTCCCTTTCTCACATTGATATAATGTATTCCATTGGCAATTTCTAGTCTTGCTCCGAAAGGATCAATTTCCAAATCAGAATCAATATCGGCTAAATCTGTTCCATCTGGCTTGTAAATTTTGTAATCTTGTCCTTCACCCTTGACATCTAATTTATACAATTGCGATTCTTGAATGATCTTTATTAATCGATGTGCATATTTAGGATCGGTAGCATAACCTGCTTTTTTTAATCCATGAGCCCAACGTTTGTAATCATCCGAACTGTATTTAAACAAAAATGCATAACGAGAACGAGTTGTTAAAAACTTGGAATGATCTTTATATGAATCGTACGGTCGATCATACTTTCGAAAACATTCATTCCGCTTGTCATCATCCATTTTAACACTCGGGCCAGTCCAATCGTGGCACTTAATCCCAAAATGATTATTCGCTTTAGTAGCCAGCTGGGAGTTCCCATTTCCAGACTCCAACAATCCTTGCGCCAAAGTAATACTAGCAGGAATTCCTGTTCGCATCATTTCCTTAATAGCCAAATCTTTATACTTGTGAATGTACTGTTGTCTTGTGTATCCTTTAGCAAAAATACTTGAGCTTATAAAAAAACTCAGAAGTATATATAAACAAACTCTTTTCATTCGGTTCAAATTTTGAATCGTGTGTAAAAATGGGAAATCACTCTATTTATGTATATATTAGCTGCGATTTCCAAAACAACCATAAAAATATAACAATCCTGTTATCCTCCGTTACTTTAAAGAATAAATTAATAAACAATTTGTTACTGATATTAGGAAACGCCTATTGTAGCTTGTTTATTATAATTAATAAAATTTGTTTAAATTTCAGAAAGTATCGATTTAATCGTGCCGAACAAGCTCAAAACAATCTGATCAAAGAGTAACGCAATGAAGAAAAGTCAAATAATTACAACTGTATACGAATATAATTCAGTAGATGAATTATCTCAATCGGAACAAAATTTGGTAAAAGAAGCAAAAGAAGCAGCTTTGCGTTCTTATTCTCCTTATTCTGAATTTAAAGTAGGTGCTGCTGTTTTGTTAGAAAACAATGAAATTATTCAAGGGAATAATCAGGAAAATTCAGCTTATCCATCTGGTTTGTGCGCTGAGCGAGTGGCTATTTTTTATGCCAATTCGATGTTTCCAAACGTTCCGGTTAAAGCAATTGCTATTACTTCGAAAACAAATGGTAGTTTTTTAGATACACCTGTACCCCCTTGTGGATCGTGTCGCCAAGTATTACTTGAAACAGAAGATCGATATGAGCAAGCCATAAAATTGATTCTCTGTGGAGAAAAGAAAATTAAAATAATTGAAAGCTGTAAAGAAATGCTTCCCTTGTATTTTGAAAAAGATATGTTGGATGGAAAATAAAAAAAGGTCGATACAATTGTATCGACCTTTCTGTTTATTTTAGCATACTTTGAAACTCTTTAAAGAGATTATCCTGGTTTGGCACTGGAGCTATAATTTTTACAGGCTCTTGCTTTACCGGATGTATAAAAGAAATTTCACGAGCGTGTAATCCAATTCCTCCACCTGATTTAGATCGAGCTGCTCCGTACTTTAGATCTCCACGAATAGGAATACCTATTTTGGCTAGCTGTGCGCGAATCTGATGATGACGCCCTGTGTGTAATTTCACTTCAAGCATGAAATATTTTTGAGAACGAGTCAATAACTTGTATTCCAATGTTGCTTCCTTCGCTCCTTTTTTAAGCTTATCAAAAACATTAGTTCTGTTCTTTTCCTCGTTTTTTAATAAGTAGTGTGTCAACACTTCTTCTTCTAACCTTGGACAATTACTTACAATAGCCCAATATACCTTACGAATTTCATTATCTTTCTGTTGGAACATCAAATTCAAACGTGTAAGAGCTTTACTCGTTTTTGCAAATATTACAACACCACTAACCGGTCGATCCAATCTATGTGGCAAACCTAAGTATACATCACCAGGTTTATTGTATTTTTCCTTAATGTATGCCTTAACCATGTCACTTAAAGGCTCATCTCCAGTCTTATCTCCCTGAACAATATCACCTCTGCGTTTGTTTACAGCTATAATGTGATTATCCTCGAATAACACATCTAATCTTTTTTCTTTTGCCATATCCTAATCCTAATTAGCAATTAAAAAACCGCCAACTCTATATTTATTAATTCTTAGTATTGCTCTCTTTCGCTAGGGAAATCTTTCGATTTAACATCCTCAATATAATTTTCGACTGCGCCTTTCATCTCAGCAAAAAGGTTGTGATATCTTCTTAAGAAACGAGGAGAGAACTCTTGAGTAATTCCCAACATATCGTGAGCAACCAAAACTTGGCCATCAACACCACCTCCGGCACCAATACCAATAACAGGAATTGTAAGTGACTCAGCAACTTTCGTCGCTAAACTGGCAGGTATTTTTTCTAGCACAAGAGCAAAACAACCTGCCTCCTCCAGCATTTTTGCATCTTCCAATAGTTTAGTCGCTTCTTCTTCCTCCTTAGCTCGAACAGCGTATGTTCCAAACTTATGAATTGACTGCGGAGTTAATCCTAAATGCCCCATAACCGGGATACCTGCAGATAGAATTCGGTTTACCGATTCTAGGATTTCACGACCACCTTCTAATTTCACTGCATCAGCGCTACATTCTTTCATTATACGTATAGAAGAACACAAAGCTTCCTTCGAATTTCCCTGATATGTACCGAAAGGTAGATCAACTACAACCAGTGCTCGATTGACTGCGCGAACCACTGAAGCGCCGTGATAAATCATTTGATCAAGTGTAATCGGAAGTGTTGTTTCATGACCAGCCATCACATTAGATGCTGAGTCTCCAACTAGAATCACATCCACTCCTGCCTTATCAACAATGCTTGCCATTGAAAAATCGTAAGAAGTTAACATGGCGATTTTTTCTCCTTTCAGTTTCATCTCTGAAAGAATATGAGTCGTTACTCGTTTGAATGATTCTTTATGAATTGACATTTTTTAAAATTTTGACACTAGTTAGACAAATCAATGCTAGCCAACTAGAATTAATATTGAAATGCAAAGGTAGAAAAAAGTAACAAGTAAAAAGCTTACAACTAGTAGAAAGTAAAAAGGGAGAATAATCTGAAACAACTTAAGTAAGATCCGACTATTCAAATTTGCGAATTCTTAATTGTCAATTACTGTTTCTGCCAAAAAGACAGAAACAATGTCAGGATTTAAGGCGTTTTTTCTGTTTCCGATGTCAGAATTACACTTCTTTTGGCAAAAAACATCTTGGCACAGGCTTTGATTAAATCCAATCGAGTTTGAAAAAGAACTCAAAACAAAATCGAATATTAAAAACTTAAATAAATATTAAAATGGGTAAGATTATTGGAATCGACTTAGGAACAACCAACTCTTGTGTTTCTGTAATGGAAGGAAATGAACCAGTTGTAATTCCTAACAGTGAAGGAAAAAGAACCACACCATCGATTGTGGCTTTTATTGAGAACGGAGAAAGAAAGATTGGTGATCCTGCAAAACGTCAGGCGATTACTAACCCTACTAAAACAATTTACTCTATCAAGCGTTTCATGGGTGAAACTCACGATAAGGTATCTAAGGAAATTGGACGTGTTCCATATAAAGTAGTTAAAGGCGATAACAATACACCTCGTGTATTAATCGACGATCGTAAATATTCTCCACAAGAAATTTCAGCTATGACACTTCAGAAAATGAAGAAAACTGCTGAAGATTACTTAGGACAAGAAGTTACAGAGGCTGTTATTACAGTTCCTGCTTACTTTAACGATGCACAACGTCAGGCAACTAAAGAAGCTGGTGAAATTGCCGGTTTAGCTGTTAAGCGTATTATCAATGAGCCTACTGCTGCATCTTTAGCATATGGTCTTGATAAGAAAGATAACGATATGAAAATCGCAGTATTCGACCTTGGTGGTGGTACTTTCGATATTTCAGTTCTTGAATTAGGTGACGGTGTATTCGAAGTTAAGTCTACTAACGGTGATACTCACTTAGGCGGTGACGACTTTGACCAAATCATTATCGACTGGTTAGCTGAAGAATTTATTAAGGACGAAAACATTGACCTTCGTAAAGATCCTATGGCTCTTCAGCGTTTGAAAGAAGCTGCTGAAAAAGCTAAAGTTGAGCTTTCTAGTTCTACTAGTACTGAAATCAACTTGCCATATATCATGCCAGTTGACGGTATGCCTAAGCACTTGGTTAGAACTCTGTCTCGTGCACAATTCGAGCAATTAGCTGATAAATTGATTCAAGCTGTACTTCAGCCTTGTAAAACAGCTTTGCAAGATGCCGGTGTTTCTAAATCAGAAATTGATGAAGTTATCTTAGTAGGTGGATCAACTCGTATTCCAGCTATTCAGAACATCGTTCAGGAATTCTTCGGGAAAGCGCCTTCAAAAGGGGTTAACCCAGATGAGGTTGTAGCTGTAGGTGCTGCTATTCAAGGTGGTGTATTAACTGGTGAGGTTAAGGATGTACTTCTTTTAGATGTAACGCCACTTTCAATGGGTATCGAAACTATGGGTGGAGTAATGACTAAGCTTATTGAAGCTAACACAACTATTCCAACTAAAAAAACTGAGACTTTTACTACTGCTGCTGACAACCAGCCTTCTGTAGATATTCACGTACTACAAGGTGAGCGTCCAATGGCTAACGGTAATAAAACTATCGGTCGTTTCAACCTGGATAATATTCCTCCGGCACAGCGTGGTGTACCTCAAATCGAAGTAACTTTCGATATTGATGCAAATGGTATCCTAAACGTATCTGCTAAGGATAAGGGAACAGGAAAAGAGCAGTCAATTCGTATCGAGGCATCTTCAGGATTATCTGACGAAGAAATCTCACGTATGAGAGACGAAGCTAAGGCTAATGAAGAAGCTGATAACCAAGCTAAAGAAAAAGTTGATACTTTGAACAAAGCTGACAGTACTATCTTCCAAACTGAAAAGCAATTAGCTGAAATTGGAGATAAACTTCCTGCTGATAAGAAGCAACCTATCGAAGATGCTCTTAACAAGTTGAAAGAAGCTCACAAAGCTCAGGATCTTGAAGCAATCAATACAGCAATTGAAGAATTGAATACTGTATTCCAGGCAGCTTCTCAGGATATCTACAATGCTCAAGCACAAGATCCTCAGGCTGGTGGACAACCAGGTGGAGAACCTCAAGCTGATGCAGGTGCAAAACAAGATGACGAAGTAACTGATGTTGACTTCGAAGAAGTTAAGTAATTCCCTATCATAAACGATAGTTAAAAATAACTAAACCCCAGTAAAACATTGTTTTACTGGGGTTTTCTTTTATATTCAACTTTTAAAATTAGTGGATTTTTATTGTTTTTTACCCTATATTTGTACCATTATAGTACCGCGCGTTATCAAGTGATGATGTGCGCCCTAAACAGTCCTATCAAGGCTTAATTAAAATGACATATCATATAAGTAAAATACTATGGCGAAAAGCAATCTGAAAATACCCAAGGTTTGTGAGCAATGTGAACAGCCTTTCGAAGCCAAAACTGTAGCCACTCGCTTTTGTAGTCCTTACTGTGCAAATAAATCAGGAAGAGAAAGAAAAAAACGAGCAAAGGAAACTGAACTAAAACAAACATTACTGGAAAAGTCCATTGATAAAATCGCAGATATTCAAACCCGTCCTTATATTTCTATTACGGAAGCGACTATTCTTTTTGGGATATCAAAAGACACAATTCGTCGCCTAATTCTAGCTGGAAAAATTCCAGCCTTTAACCTTGGACAACGATTAACAAGAATTAGTCGTTTACACATGGAAGCTATGTTTAGCACTGTTGACTTGCCAGAAGCTCCCGAAGAAGAGCCAATAAGAATACATTATGAAATAAACGAATGTTATAAAATTGGTGAAGTTTCTGAAAAATTTGGAGTATCTCCTTCAACAGTAAACAAAATAATTCGTCGATATGGCATCCCAAGACGACAAATTGGAAAATTTGTGTATGTACCTAAGGAACAAATTGACAAATTGTTTTAACAAACCAAACCGATCACCCCATGAAACAACTTTCAAAAACAAAAGTAACCGTTAGACTTCGCAAATCAGAAGATAGAAAAGAATGGTATGTTTATTTGGAAAGTTATCCGGTATTTATTCCAGGCAAAACTACTCCTCAACGCATTCGAGAATATCTAAATAGAAGTATTACTACTGTTGAATGGGATAAGAAACGAACTGCCCGAACCAATTCTAATGGTGAAAAAACATACAAACCCAAACGTAATGATAATGGCATAATTATATGCCGCAGTGAAATTGATACAGAAAGTATATTGTATGCAGATAGTATTCGAAAACTCCGCCAACAAGAATATGATCATGCAGATTTGTACAATGACACAGAAAATTCTCAAGCTGAACAAAAAGAACGTTTACAACATAACTTCATCGAATATTTTGGAAAAGTAACTTTTAAACGCCATGCTAATAACTCTAAATCTATTCTAATTAATTGGCAGCGTACAATTGAATTCTTAAAACTTTTTGCAGGAAATACACTTTTGTTTTCTCAAATAGATGTTGCGACAGCTGAAGATTTTAAGCTTTTCCTTCTATCAGCACCTATGGGAGGTAATAAAAGTGGAATTATTTCTCAGAATACGGCTTCAACCTATTATACAATTTTTAAAGCAACTCTCAAACAGGCCTTTATAGATGGATATCTACAGGAAGATTTATCTGCTAAACTTAAAGGGATTCCGGAAAAAGAGTCACGTCGTGAATATTTGACAATTGACGAATTGAATATACTTGTTGCTACACCTTGCGAGCGTAATATTCTTAAAAGAGCGGCACTTTTCTCTGCTCTTACTGGATTAAGACATATCGATATTCAGAAACTGAAATGGAGTGAAATAAGCATGGATAGAGATCAGACAAGACTTAATTTCACTCAAAAAAAGACTAAAGGTGTTGAGTATATGCCTATTTCGGACCAAGCTTTGCAACTTTGTGGAGAACCAGGTCGACCCGAGCAATTAGTATTTGAAGATTTACCTAATCCTTCGTGGATTTCCCGACCACTTAAACATTGGATTAAGACAGCAGGAATTAAAAAGAATATTACTTTTCATTGCTTTCGCCATACATTTGCTACCTTACAATTAACAAGTGGGACTGATATATACACAGTTAGCAAAATGCTAGGGCATACTGATGTGAAAACAACACAAATTTATGCCAAAGTGGTGGATGAGAAAAAAAATAAAGCGGCACAAGCCATAAAATTGGATGATATAAAAAACACAGACCTATAAACTATTACTAAAATAATTATAAATAAAGCCCGGTATCAAAATGAATTCCAAATATTTTGAATATATCATAATCTATTTATCTGTTCTATTAGCGTGTATATTGTTGGGTACTGTTGCAAGAATGTTTGTAATTAATATTGGAGCAGATGAGTTCACTGCTAGAAATGTATTTTGGGGATTTTCCTTATTAGGTATATTAGTTTATTTCATTCTTACATTCTTTATCGAAGGCCTTTACTTTACATTTGTTCGGATTTTTTTTTCAAAAAAAAAGCACTTAAAAAAGTCTAATATTTCAAAAAAGCTTAAAGAGATTAGAACAGAGCAACAA contains:
- a CDS encoding glucosaminidase domain-containing protein, which codes for MKRVCLYILLSFFISSSIFAKGYTRQQYIHKYKDLAIKEMMRTGIPASITLAQGLLESGNGNSQLATKANNHFGIKCHDWTGPSVKMDDDKRNECFRKYDRPYDSYKDHSKFLTTRSRYAFLFKYSSDDYKRWAHGLKKAGYATDPKYAHRLIKIIQESQLYKLDVKGEGQDYKIYKPDGTDLADIDSDLEIDPFGARLEIANGIHYINVRKGDTFFSVEKNLGVNRKKLLKYNDLPKNYILQIGQRLYLHNKRGKAARGYNFHRVKEGDSLYGISQEYGVKLKRLKKFNGVRRNYKVKLGERIWLRSKKR
- a CDS encoding cytidine deaminase; this translates as MKKSQIITTVYEYNSVDELSQSEQNLVKEAKEAALRSYSPYSEFKVGAAVLLENNEIIQGNNQENSAYPSGLCAERVAIFYANSMFPNVPVKAIAITSKTNGSFLDTPVPPCGSCRQVLLETEDRYEQAIKLILCGEKKIKIIESCKEMLPLYFEKDMLDGK
- a CDS encoding RluA family pseudouridine synthase, with the translated sequence MAKEKRLDVLFEDNHIIAVNKRRGDIVQGDKTGDEPLSDMVKAYIKEKYNKPGDVYLGLPHRLDRPVSGVVIFAKTSKALTRLNLMFQQKDNEIRKVYWAIVSNCPRLEEEVLTHYLLKNEEKNRTNVFDKLKKGAKEATLEYKLLTRSQKYFMLEVKLHTGRHHQIRAQLAKIGIPIRGDLKYGAARSKSGGGIGLHAREISFIHPVKQEPVKIIAPVPNQDNLFKEFQSMLK
- the panB gene encoding 3-methyl-2-oxobutanoate hydroxymethyltransferase, whose product is MSIHKESFKRVTTHILSEMKLKGEKIAMLTSYDFSMASIVDKAGVDVILVGDSASNVMAGHETTLPITLDQMIYHGASVVRAVNRALVVVDLPFGTYQGNSKEALCSSIRIMKECSADAVKLEGGREILESVNRILSAGIPVMGHLGLTPQSIHKFGTYAVRAKEEEEATKLLEDAKMLEEAGCFALVLEKIPASLATKVAESLTIPVIGIGAGGGVDGQVLVAHDMLGITQEFSPRFLRRYHNLFAEMKGAVENYIEDVKSKDFPSEREQY
- the dnaK gene encoding molecular chaperone DnaK, which codes for MGKIIGIDLGTTNSCVSVMEGNEPVVIPNSEGKRTTPSIVAFIENGERKIGDPAKRQAITNPTKTIYSIKRFMGETHDKVSKEIGRVPYKVVKGDNNTPRVLIDDRKYSPQEISAMTLQKMKKTAEDYLGQEVTEAVITVPAYFNDAQRQATKEAGEIAGLAVKRIINEPTAASLAYGLDKKDNDMKIAVFDLGGGTFDISVLELGDGVFEVKSTNGDTHLGGDDFDQIIIDWLAEEFIKDENIDLRKDPMALQRLKEAAEKAKVELSSSTSTEINLPYIMPVDGMPKHLVRTLSRAQFEQLADKLIQAVLQPCKTALQDAGVSKSEIDEVILVGGSTRIPAIQNIVQEFFGKAPSKGVNPDEVVAVGAAIQGGVLTGEVKDVLLLDVTPLSMGIETMGGVMTKLIEANTTIPTKKTETFTTAADNQPSVDIHVLQGERPMANGNKTIGRFNLDNIPPAQRGVPQIEVTFDIDANGILNVSAKDKGTGKEQSIRIEASSGLSDEEISRMRDEAKANEEADNQAKEKVDTLNKADSTIFQTEKQLAEIGDKLPADKKQPIEDALNKLKEAHKAQDLEAINTAIEELNTVFQAASQDIYNAQAQDPQAGGQPGGEPQADAGAKQDDEVTDVDFEEVK
- a CDS encoding helix-turn-helix domain-containing protein; the encoded protein is MAKSNLKIPKVCEQCEQPFEAKTVATRFCSPYCANKSGRERKKRAKETELKQTLLEKSIDKIADIQTRPYISITEATILFGISKDTIRRLILAGKIPAFNLGQRLTRISRLHMEAMFSTVDLPEAPEEEPIRIHYEINECYKIGEVSEKFGVSPSTVNKIIRRYGIPRRQIGKFVYVPKEQIDKLF
- a CDS encoding site-specific integrase; this translates as MKQLSKTKVTVRLRKSEDRKEWYVYLESYPVFIPGKTTPQRIREYLNRSITTVEWDKKRTARTNSNGEKTYKPKRNDNGIIICRSEIDTESILYADSIRKLRQQEYDHADLYNDTENSQAEQKERLQHNFIEYFGKVTFKRHANNSKSILINWQRTIEFLKLFAGNTLLFSQIDVATAEDFKLFLLSAPMGGNKSGIISQNTASTYYTIFKATLKQAFIDGYLQEDLSAKLKGIPEKESRREYLTIDELNILVATPCERNILKRAALFSALTGLRHIDIQKLKWSEISMDRDQTRLNFTQKKTKGVEYMPISDQALQLCGEPGRPEQLVFEDLPNPSWISRPLKHWIKTAGIKKNITFHCFRHTFATLQLTSGTDIYTVSKMLGHTDVKTTQIYAKVVDEKKNKAAQAIKLDDIKNTDL